A window of Rhizoctonia solani chromosome 5, complete sequence genomic DNA:
TACGATCCGAAGTCCCGCTCTCCGAACTACGCGGAGAGGCCGAAAGGAGAGACCCGAATCCGAAGAACCCGAATCCGAAGAGAGCAAAAAGGCAAACCTCGCCGCGCGGATGGGCTAAAACTCGGGGGCGTGTCCATGTTTGCGCCTCAGCGCCGGTCGAGCATCGACGTCGAGCGTCGGGCTAGTATAGACTCCGAACGCCGGGCAAGCATAGATCTCGAGCGTCGGTCGAGTCTGGAAGGTAGAAAGGAGCCGTTCCCGACTGCTCCAACAGACGAAGAGGTTGCCGAGTTGGAGCGCCGAGGTTCGATGGAGAGTCTTACGGGCCATGCATAGGACGAACCGCAAGTGCCGAGAGACGACAACGAGCCGTTTTCGCCTCAGAGTCGGACCTCGTCTCCGTCTCATTTGAGAAGGGGAGCTTGGGCAGCGTTGGGCGGAGAAGTAGTTTGGATGCGGGGTCGACGAGAAAGTCGAGCGGAGAGGTAAGTGTATGCGTATTGAATCGAGAAACGCGGGGGGAGGGTTAATTTCAACTTGCAGATTCGAAGGGATTCAATTGGAGATATCCCAGCATCGGAGGTTAGGGTACGGAAAGCTTAATTACTCGGTCGAATCTTAATTATTACGATCATGATAGTCGCCTCCTCAGCGTTCGCCTCCATCCGTCGGTCGACACCAGCGGTGCCTGAAGAACAGCCATCTCCGATCGAGGAGTCTGCCCCTTCCCACACTCGTCCGAGTCTTCCGCCTCCACCACACCCGAGTTTGTTGCTCCGCCTCCCCCGGCGGTTTCATCTTCTCCTGCCCCCAACGTTAGTCCGCCGCCTCCTCCTCCGGTGACTTCTCCTCCTAGCATCTGAATTTTGTTGCCCACCTCCGCCACCAGCGCATGCACCTCCACCACGACCAAGCGGgtctcctccacctcctcccAGGCCTTCAAACGCTCCGCCCCACCTCCGCCGGCTcaggaggaggagcaagaagaggaagaggaagaggaggaagatgcAATTGATGCGGTATCTCCAGCACCACCTCCCATGCCCTCGTCACCACCTGTATCGTCGCCCCCACAACTCCCAtcctctccccctccacccgTTCCGACTTCTCGACCGCCTCGCAAACCAAGCATTCCAATCCCAGAGCGCGACTCGGACTACAACTCTCCTTCCCGGTCATCCGCAGACCACTCTCGAGCCGCTCAATTGGTAGGTATTGCTCAACCAGAAGCGGAATCGCCAACCAAATCCGAGGTTGCACCCGAGACTGCTGCCCCCAaggcagaagaagaggaacaaGGAGAAACAGAGGAACAAGCACGTCGTCGAACTATTGCTCAACGCATGGCCAAACTTGGTGGAATCAAGTTTGGTCTGCCTGGAGTGGCACCCCCGCCTGTGCCTCGTCGACAGCCCACGAATCCAcccgaagaggaagagaacAAGGAGTCAACTGAAACTGATGATACACCTGCTCCCGCCCCTACCGGTCCTGTATCCGAGGAGGCTCAGCCCGTAGACGATGGGTCTGAAGAGTCCGAGAGGGCACGCAAGGAACGAATTGCTGCCAAGATGGCTGCGATGGGCGGGATGCGATTCGGGATGCTTCCTCCGGTGCGGGTGGTCCACTAGGCAGACCCCTCCGCCTCCTTCCGCCGcacctcctccacccccaTCTACtggcccgcctccaccacctaCTGCCGTCCCGCCTCCGGTACCTTCCGCCGCCCCGCCCCGACCACCTTCATCAGCTCCACCTCCTCCAGCGTTTATTCcccacctcctccacccgTGCCTACCAAGGCCAAGTCCCGAGCGAGGTGCATCAGAGGTGGATGACTTTGCAACAGTTCAGAGGGCCAGAGTctcgaggaggaaggcgtACATGTCGAAGCTGAAGTGAGCGAGCCAGAGCAGTTGGTATGCCCGAGGAAGACGACGAGCCgactcctccacctcctcctcGCCCCGCGAATCGACCCCTCCCGTTCCGCGCGCGACGTCTCCCCAGCCGGAACCCGCCTCGAGCTCCTGGGTCTCGGCAGAATTCAGTCGACCTTAATAGCCAACCACAAGGGTTTACGATGGTCGAGGCACCAGGCGACGAATCTGAAGCGGATGGTCTCCACCTCCTCCACGCCCAAGTACACGCccgccacctccacccagcTCACGCCTCCGCCACCCCCACCCGAAGAATCCGATTCGAGCATGCCGGAGTGGACGAGTACATGACTCGGTCGTTGGTCAGCGAAGATGAAACGAACTATCCGATGGCCAAGGGGCTTCCACGCGCACCTCGAGAGAACTTCCCATCCGCCCAGACCCGCCGTTATTCGCCCTCTGCCGCGCCGCCCCAGGACATGAGCCATTCGGACATGCTCATGGTCTTATGGGGGAAAGTGGGTGTCCAAATCACTCAAAGCGCACTCACTCTCGCTGAAAGGGGTAGAAGGTCAATAGTCGGGGATGGTACCAGCACTGGTTTTGTCACGGCCGTTTTGGCGGGTGTCGATAGCGCATACAAGGCTCCTACGGTTGGCCGGTCTTCGCCCAGAACGGAGGAAGAGCCCGGTCGGCATGCCTGGAGATATCATCGTGATGACGGATATTAAGCTCAAGGGGCCAAATCACTCAAAGCGCACTCACTCTCGCTGAAAGGGGTAGAAGGTCAATAGTCGGGGATGGTACCAGCACTGGTTTTGTCACGGCCGTTTTGGCGGGTGTCGATAGCGCATACAATGGCTCCTACGGTTGGCCGGTCTTCGCCCAGAACGGAGGAACAGTTCAGCGCCGGTCGAGCGATATTATGCTGGAGATATCATCGTGATGACGGATATTAAGCTCAAGGGGCACAAGGGGCTACAAGCGTACTCGACGCACGTAAGCGGGGAACTGGTTGGTGTCGTCAGTGAGTTCGAGGCCAAGAAGCACAAGGTCAAGGTTTGGCAACCCGCTTTGCAACCTAATACCTACCCTGTAAGTTAATGTGGTTTGTGTGAGCTTGGTACTGATTACCACTCGTAGACCGTGGAATCTGCAAGCTATCGTTTGGAAGACCTAAAGAGTGGCACTATCCAGGTACGTCGTGGCGCTTGTTGTAGCCAGACGTGAGCTAACATCCCAACTAGGTTTATCGCGTTGCCGAGAATGTTTAGACAATTATGGGAATGTTTTTTGTAAATGAATTGAGTATGATTTGTTCTACCTTGATCACAATTCATGTATGTAGATAGTTGAACCGAAATTATGGAGACCTCAGCGAAGGACAGCGCGAAATAC
This region includes:
- a CDS encoding SH3 domain-containing protein, producing the protein MTDIKLKGHKGLQAYSTHVSGELVGVVSEFEAKKHKVKVWQPALQPNTYPTVESASYRLEDLKSGTIQVYRVAENV
- a CDS encoding myosin I-binding protein, whose protein sequence is MPIPAAPKRAAPPRKKAARKVVEESKPEPEDGDKSIEVEGKTEVEETKAEPQIEDKPAPRKTSLLLSKIKPASEAEAKDEPDVETKPEPESTEPSLSRLRPKKNLPASTFRKPKILEWPLFRLSVYQPPVERESTPVERESTPPVERESTPPVERAATPVERAHHAQSPPTAPFSPAPVHPGAVSPIAQIHPELPVPVPRPESPLAQPGQPVLRPESPEPKAATSRPESPAPVRPASQPPSELPRPARQRPLAPALQVFRRALYLQWQLAPYLRPVSPTMLPSSPPSRSPNYAERPKGETRIRRTRIRREQKGKPRRADGLKLGGVSMFAPQRRSSIDVERRASIDSERRASIDLERRSSLEGRKEPFPTAPTDEEVAELERRGRTASAERRQRAVFASESDLVSVSFEKGSLGSVGRRSSLDAGSTRKSSGEIRRDSIGDIPASEVRSPPQPISDRGVCPFPHSSESSASTTPEFVAPPPPAVSSSPAPNVSPPPPPPAFKRSAPPPPAQEEEQEEEEEEEEDAIDAVSPAPPPMPSSPPVSSPPQLPSSPPPPVPTSRPPRKPSIPIPERDSDYNSPSRSSADHSRAAQLVGIAQPEAESPTKSEVAPETAAPKAEEEEQGETEEQARRRTIAQRMAKLGGIKFGLPGVAPPPVPRRQPTNPPEEEENKESTETDDTPAPAPTGPVSEEAQPVDDGSEESERARKERIAAKMAAMGGMRFGMLPPTPPPPSAAPPPPPSTGPPPPPTAVPPPVPSAAPPRPPSSAPPPPAFIPHLLHPCLPRPSPERGASEVDDFATVQRARVSRRKAAVGMPEEDDEPTPPPPPRPANRPLPFRARRLPSRNPPRAPGSRQNSVDLNSQPQGFTMVEAPGDESEADGLHLLHAQVHARHLHPAHASATPTRRIRFEHAGVDEYMTRSLVSEDETNYPMAKGLPRAPRENFPSAQTRRYSPSAAPPQDMSHSDMLMVLWGKVGVQITQSALTLAERGRRSIVGDGTSTGFVTAVLAGVDSAYKAPTVGRSSPRTEEEPGRHAWRYHRDDGY